The Branchiostoma lanceolatum isolate klBraLanc5 chromosome 3, klBraLanc5.hap2, whole genome shotgun sequence DNA segment TCTGacatttggcaatttgacaTTAGTCGAGATCAACATCACATTAGACTGTACCTCTAAACGGGATATTTGGGTCGGATTCATATCACTAAATGCTACCCATCTCACAAAAATATGTTtacatcatcaatcaatttcaaACAATACCGTTTGTCCCAGAGGTTGCATTTACCTCATCTTATTTTAATGACGTCTGCTGACCGGGTGAAAGCTAGTCTCACGCAATAATCGATCAGGAGACGCGCATGCGCAGTGGGTGCAACATGGCTCGTGACGCAGGGAACGTCTGTGCTGTTTATTGTCTAGGGATGTGTGAATAGCATAACGGtaaggtgtgtttgtgttttgaatGGTTGACGTACAGTTATGTCAATGGAAAAGTTGACAAAATAGCCAGAAAATATCTTATCTGTTGCCAAAATGGCCAGAAAATGCATCATAGTATCTCCTGAAACCTGGGTTGTACCGAATTATAGGGATCAAGTCCTAATTGTAACAGCGTTCGAGGTTCATTGGTCGTTTTCCTGTAGTTGTCTTAATCCAttcatatgttttatttttatttttatttgaaatTTCTGATATGGTGTGAATTTCAGTTTCACCCATGATTcagtattatatatacatgtttggAAAAAGACGTTTCCAGACCCTTTTAATTATTTATTATTCACATGTACGACAGAACAGGCACTACATCATGCGAGCAGATTACACGTAAATGTTATAGTCCATGATTCATCAATTAGTATTGCGCCTGAGGCAATGACCCCTGACATACCAAGCAACGATATTAGACTGACCTTGTTGAATATTTGTAATATTGTCCTTTAAAAAATTCTGCATTGTTAGATATCATGGCTAATAAAAGTAAAATTATAATTCTTAATTCTATTCAAGGCTTTCGCCCTGTTATATATTATATgctgtagcaattgtatattgttgtaccattaatatgtaatgatatatgttgatagagttattcggactcaaatgactgtgtatctctgttatattgtatctgacccttacctcttccaacatgacctcaatgaaaagcggcctgtgtgccgatttgagcttagcatgaataaacaaaggctcaaacaaacaaaggcaaTAATTCTAATTGTGGCCACGCCATTGATACATTAGTTGCATTCTTCTGCTTTCCCTTCCTGTTCTTATGAAAAGGTACTATGGCCCAGGCGAGACCACTCCTCTCACGGGGGTGGAAGAATGATCTAGAGATGGTCAAAAACCTGGTGTCCATTGACCTGGCTCGTCCTGAGGGAAGGCGACAGGTAAATTAACAAGCATCAGTTAACAAGGATTACTTGGAGCACGGTGTTTCCTTTAGAATTAGTGTGTAGTGATACCTATGTGCGCAAACCTTTCTCCATCTTATGTCAAGCTACGAGTATCAGTAACACATTGACAAGGCAATGCCTACAAACCGTTAAGCATTAGCCTTGAATTTAAAACTTATACAACGATCCAACATTCAGAAGGTAATTGAGAGATATACCTGAAACCCGAAGTCTCTCTTGGCTCCAAATACTAATGGTAAATGCGTTAATCATAACATTCTTCTCTCCACAGGTTGTAGAAATTGTGGAGAATCTGAAGACAAAACTTAACATTCCGGAATGGGCACGTCATCAGTTGGCCGGGCGGGTTCGCAGTTCGTACCGAAACCTCGCCTGCTACAACCTCGCCACCGCAGCTGGTGTGGCATGTACGGTACGACAACCTGCATATTCATACACAACACCTTTGTCTTTCATACATTTGAGTCAAATGTTGCGATAAAAGGCAACTATAAGTAACACGAATACAAAACGATATGCATTTAAGATTTAAGATGAGTTTCATATGAgctattttcatcagtttttatCGTACAAAACATGCCATTTCAAACTAAGACAACacacataaatccgccacattgaaaaacagtgggtttgacatctctagtgcagcatccttCAGGTACCGATATGCACAGTTCAGACATACCGGGTGCTTTATAAAAATGGGGgaagttgggttggagatctatttggacgtatctttgcagggtggcggaattatgtaccctggttgaATAATGTTATTAATTAGCAGATGTGAAATGAGGTTGCGTCCATCATATACTTAGTATCCTATATACCTACACCACCGCCCCTCTATCACAGGCACTAGGTTCTGTCGTGACGTATGTAGCCCTAGTGGACAAGATGGAAAAGAGGGGACCCGTCCCAGATGACATCATGGAATCGATCACAACTTTGCTACAAAACAATGCCAAGCAGGTTAGCTACTTTCATGTTTTATCAGGACGTTGGTTTTAACAATACTCCTGATCATGATAGTTAAACGCGGCtcttttttatattttgtctgactctTACCttctccctcatgacctcaatagaAAGCCGCCTGCAgtccgatttgagcttctcatgaataatcTTCCTACCTATTCTATACAGGTGAACATAGCATTTGAAGCCTGCAGTGTGAACCTCCGAGCCCTGGAAGCTGCGATCGAAGATGACCCTGCACTTATGGCGAACTCAGACATGAAGCACTACCTGGAGGCGTTAGACGTGGTGGGTATAAACAGGCGTCGGAGTAatactgtccatggtgctgaaaagaCTGCCCGGCAACCTGTCAACCGTGACACGGTAATAAGGCGAACTTTGGGTCTTGGCTGAATCGACCATTTTGGCTACCTTAATTTCTAAACATAGCGGTACATGCACATATCAGATCTACTCTGCATCTAAAGGTAAACACATCTCCAAGGCATAGCAAGATCGTACACACAACTTGCATGCCGTGTGCCATGCAAGTCAATGGCAGAGGGACCTTTTACGAGGTTAACGACTACAAATTACTAGTAGTTATCTTCAAACATTGTGTGCTTACTCTCCAGACATAgcgatacatgtacatatcagatCTACTCTAGATCTAAAAGTATATAAGCACATCTAAAAGGCATCTCAAGATCTCACTCACAACTTGCATGCCGTGTACCCGGTAAGTCAATGACAGACGGACCTTTGACTACGTTTGAGACTAAAAATCACTACTTCAAACATAGTGTATTTCTTTTTCAGGCGTCACAGACGTGGAATGACAGCCAGGCGGACGACGAGCGGAGAGTCACTGCCGCGGGGGACGCACGTGATCAACACGTgctcatctatgacgtcattgacaCTATGTCTCAGACAGAGGCTGCTGCTTCTGATGACttaaaagataaaaaagaacAGGTACGTCCCTTCATCGGCTTTCACCACTTTTTATCAATTTCTTGCAATATTTTTTGTAATAGGCTAACTATGTAATAGGTATAATAGGTTATGATTCTGTATTTTGTAACTTTCAGGTGGAGGAGAGCATGGCATTCTGGGAATGGCTCATACTGGTggcgataggacacttggccaTCCTCAACATAGCTAAACTCCTACAGGCATTGCATTAGACATCAAGATCAGTGCGGAAGGAAAACTTTATCTTAGTGTTATATTCATGAATCTGAGTCTTCCTTTCAAGAATGAATAGATGAAGTTTTGCAGACCTAAATTAGATAATAGGATCTGGAAAATGTTTTTGCAGAATTGCATGCATCTATGTATTTTGCAAGGTTGCGAGTATGGGAGCCCCATGGCCTGGTGAACTAAATAGGATGGCAACCAGGCTAGGTTAGTAGGCAAACATTGCAAGTTGATATCAAACAATATGTCTACCTATTGGCCTGTATATAAGTATTGTATTGGAGAACATTTGCAAGTATTGAATGAAGCTTATTTGTCATGTACCTTGGAGACATTAAATAACACGAATGATAAAGATGTGTACTTTATTCTTATCATAGTGTGCAGTACACACCCATATTACTCTACACACTACATTGGATGAGACAGTCACCAATGCCATCTAGCTCACAATTCCAACAAGGCTTAGTGATTCTACCGGTACTTATCATGATAAAACAGGATCTATTACACACTTTTCTACAGTGTGTTGTCTGCAGATATCAAACTTATTTAATCTTCTTTTCATTCAGCAATAAACTGGAAACAAATCTATTACATTCTCATATATGCTGATCACATCTGCACAGGTTCTTCAGGTATCAACTTCCAAAAGCAATGGCTGTGTAATGATATTTCAAAGCCACTTTTGTATTTACCTCATCACAATGAGATCTGCACTACAGACATTACATCATGTTTACGAGGCTATTGACCTGGAGATGTCCAGTAAGTAGAATGTGTGACCTTGCCACCATTTTGTAGCTTTGCCCTGTACCCTTTCTTGAAATACTTCCTATGCCTGATCATGTTGTTAAGAGTACTGTACACATGACTGTAATATTTTCCTGGCTCCCCGGTGAACTCATTGTACCTCGTGTGGTACTTTTCAAAGGGGTCGTTGATGTACCACTTGCGTGTCTTCCAGTACTTGGTGACCATCTTGTCCAGGAGGCGGTTTTGCCGGTTATTGCAGAAGACGTGTTGGCGAAGACGATACTTCCTGGCTGCAGATTTTTTCCACAGGCGCTTCTTGTAGCCAGCCTGTGGCAAACATAAGAAAAGAAGACTGGTGAGCAAAAGTGAAATTGaacatgtaagaaaaatgtatcAAGATGTTCTCAGAACAAGCTTGCCTGgatagatacaatgtatcaaCAACAGGATTCCCTATGCTGAGACCTACCCTTCGCCGTATCCAGAGACCACAGTTAAGTCTATAGAAGCGTTTTATCACTGGCTTCACTGTCTTTGGGCTTCCTCTTTTCCTGCTGAAGGTGATTTTGGTTCTCAATTGTTGTTGCTGTACCGCTGGCTGCACTGGATTCAGGAGTGACACTTTCCTGAAACAATAAGGAGGAAAATCAGAACGCAGTTTTATCCAAAGAATGGAAAGTAGCATCTTCAAATTCTTGATAAGACTTGACATTATCCATTGTAATGTTTCTATGGCTTACCTCCGGCAGAAGGATCCAACAAAAGGGTGGTGCAGTGGCCTACTGTTTGTGTGGACATTCATACGCTGTAGACATCTGCCCAGTGCACCAACTTGTGCCCCTGTTGATGTCTGAGCCTTCGGACTCAAGAGAGCAAAGGCTCTACAGACGACTGGCGAGGATGATGTGATGTTGCTGCGATGTGTCGAGAGTTGGCGAAACCCAGGTCCACCATATAATGACCCTATCCCACCTTTTCAAACAGAGGAGGGAGTTAATGACATGCATGTGGAACACTCACTCACAGTAAGTTTAACATGTTATTTTCCACTTCATATGACATCATTTGCACCATgttgaaaaattattttgtatgCCAACACCTAAAACACTGCTGTACTCCAATATGGTTGCTAGTGGACTCATATCATAATCATGATTTCAAGGAAAAGTACATGGTTAGTTCCTCCTAGTGTCAGTTTCCATGTGTTCCATTGATGCCAAAATAACTTATAAACAACTGTCATTGTTTGAATCAAATTAATCTCTGAGCCACCTGGTCTAGCAGCTAGTGCTAAATTTATGTTAGTTATTCCTGCTAAAGCTGCGCAGCAGTTTTAGTCCTGGTTCTGTGAAAGGTATAAATATACGCTCATAATATGATACATAAAAGTATCCAAACCCTGCAGCATTAAAATAATATAAAGTTTCGTGAGTTTTTCTCGTGCTTCGGATAACCATAATGTAGCTATTCAACAAAATTGAAAGCCACAAATGTTGACAAAACTTAGTTATGAATatttctgttctattctatagTGTATaaatttgttgctgttgttgtcccTGTTCAAATTGACATAAATTATTTATGTCTCCGCTAGACGTAAAGTTCTCTGTTCCACATTTTTGGACGCACGCTAGTTTCGAaattatatgcaaattatggTTTTGCTGCCAAATATCCCTGCAACAGATGCCCTAATCGCCACGAGACAAATTCAGCGCCTTTTAAGCTGCATCCTCATTATTTTACGATGCAATTCTGTCTCCGTAACTATTCATAAAGCTGAAAAATAACGATAAAACTTACATCCCCGCAACCTCGCCAGGAGCGCCGCCATTTTGCGTGACCTGTCCTTCTAAAGGTCGAAGGTAAAGGTCACAAAATTAATAAACAACTATTTTCGCAACCGTGCGTGATGATATTAGGAAAAAATTACAGACTCTGTACATCTATGTACTTCATCTAACGGATAAGTGGTCAATTATCTACTTATCTGAGCTTTTcatgaaaaacacattttcttcaatCTGCGCTCGAGATATTCTATTTTGTTCAAAGGGTAAGGTGAATTTCCCCCGAAATTCTTTAACCCATATTTCAGAATACATCTTGAATAGAAGTTAGTACATATTGTAAATAAGACTTTTTGTAGCATGATGAATGAATTTATGCTATAGAAATTGCCGTTAATTTCTTCAATAGAAAATAATAACCCTCCCATTTTGGGTGATGCCATTTCCCCACCTTTCCGCCATCTTGCGTGCTCGGGGTTGCATGGAGGTTGTATGATTTTGCAGAGAGATGAAGTGATTCTGCGATTTTAATAAAGATGTGGAGAGCTTCTCGACGGGTTCCAAGCAAAATAAAGGTCAGTAGAGTATAAGAATTTCTTCTTCTCAACTAAGATGTACTGTTTGAGAAATGAGATGAGATGAAAATAGGTCATGTATCGATCGGAAATATAGGGGAGCGACCTGTCTGAAGCGTGACATGTCGATGACAGCTTCATATAAAAAGAACCTGTCCATCTGTCATCTAAACGATTTTTAGCCCAATTTTAAAAGGTTTATATCTTGGTATTTTCTCAGTATCCCAGGTTAAGCTGATGATATAAACCATGGGGATATCGTCTGGCACTATCACGATATACTTAGTAGATTTTATTTATGGTTGCTTGCTCTACGCGTCCTTTGTTGAATCTTATTATCTATATTCAGATAATATCCTTATGGTGCAGGGTCAAAGGTGTAATATTACCTCTCTCCTATACTGAGTGATCAGTGATCATGTGGAACAGCTTGGCCGGATAAATGGCTTTGAAATTActttaaatatattttttttctaggcCTTAGCTGTTGGCATAGGAAAAACCTGTGATTTGTACTAAGACTTTTCCACTAAGTGCAATATCCATATACATTGGCAGGATCCATTAACAAAGGGATATCAATGAAACCATATGGAATCTGTCATATTCAATAATACTTCAAGCAAACCAGCCAACATAGTACATTATATTGAACATTAAAAGCCTGTCTTCATATTAGTAAACATCAGGGTACAAAATACCCACCTGtcgggtcgtgtggcgcaacgtcagagcgttcggctcagaaccaagaggtcccgagtttgaatcctgtcatgtcaccgatcttgtgcccttgggaaaggcactttacacgattttcctcactccacccaggtgtaaatgggtacctgacttcggttggggaaggtcgtattgaggtcacctggtggcgctgaATGACAATTCCACacaatgcaagtgtggataagatatgtattatgtttgtatattatgtgaaacctgtaaaccccgcatcaattcagcgctagaaaggctgccattgcgggtaatttctgaccaataaaaaccattctgTCCCTACAAcctatttacatttgtacttgtactagtaataatactagtatgtggGGGAAAATTAGCAAGTGTTTACACACTCTTTAGCTGGCAGTATCTGCGGGCTGCTAGGagtgtgatttagtcaggctagggaAAAATTGACCAATACAACTTGCAATTTCACATGTACAGACTAGCTGATAtattagtctgtataacccaaactccagctgtccagggctgtaatggcccctccccACAGGGCTGACCGCTTCCTTAGCGGCTGCTATGAgcgcgattaaatcaggctacTAGTAAATGTATTTCTGTTTGTTCGAATTAGACTTTGCAGGCGATAAGAAAGGTTTATAATTTAGATGAAATGGTAGTTCATTATGATCGCTAAATCCTTTTTACATTGAAATGTCATATGAAAGGGATGCTCAAGTTATGGGCCAGTACTACAACAtgtctatctatttatttatgttttatttctgctgcagtgcttGGGCCAAGGTAGACCCACAAGTGGCCGTCCACAGCACCCCTGCAGAAACTATGCAGAAGAGGGAGCGGACAAATCAGCCAAGGCAGCACAAGCCAGGTTACAAGCTGTTGGAACCCTCCCCACTGAAACGTGAGGCTCTATACCCCATACATACCCCCGTCTCATCTCGCTATTTGGCATGACAAGCCAACTGACCTGAAAGCTGTATCTTTAAAAGAACTAAAGTagttgtttgcttttttgttttgttttgttttgttttgttttgttttgctacaCAGCTTTCAGGACAGCCCCAAAAAGTGTGATCCCATTTGTAAAATTGTGTGTGAAGAACACAAAATATTTAGGTAGTTGGAAATGTGTGCTTGTCTACTGAAAATCAgtgaaataacaaaattacATTGGGTATCTGGGTATATAGCCTCTAGCGACagacatgttcatgtacattaaCTTCAATGAGTTTCTGTATTAACATTGATATCTGGActaaacaaatgtacatgcatgtgtagcAGTTTGGATTGTGCaatttgtatatgtacattgcTTGTGATACCATAATTATTGTCATGTTTGATATATAATTGTAATTTTTTGTATCATTGCTCATTGtatcacatacatatacacatatagcACTCATGTTCATAAAAGTGAACTTTAAACTTAAACTCTATTGAGGTGAAGTGTGTATGTTGCTATTCCCATTGACTAAGCAATCAATGAGTTGATGGGACATGCAACATGTAACTTGAATTCATGCTTCATAccaaatattgaaaatattgaaCATTTGTACCTAACCTTCATACCAGTGTTTCTCCTTGCCATCCAGCTCCAGTGGAGGTGTTGCGAAGACTGTACTCACTGCAACTTTAGCAGTGGGGGCTGGAGTGGGAGGGCTGACAGTGTATGCAAAGACTAGCCCAGAATTTCGAAAAACTCTGGAGGGAAATGTCCCATATGCCAGGGAATACCTTAGAGCCGTCCTGGATCGGTAAGTGAACTGTTTCGCATATGGAAACATGTTCAATATGGACACATGTTCAATATGGACACATGTTCAATATGGACACATGTTCAAATTTGAACATAGAACAAGTCATTCTACTCATTCTTGATTCCATCTAGTTGTTaaagtagtagtatccagtattagattatactgctgcggggttccctgacgcaggggtaggcagcagtcggccagtcttcacacagcgctTCCAGGCCGCTCTGTCCAGCAggtccacgttggtgaggccTCTTTAATGTCCTTCTTGACGCACTCAATCCAAGGTATCTTTGGTCTACCACGACCTCTGTTGCCGGGTAACTGCAGTTTTGTGATAGTGTGGATGCAGCCACTAGCTCTTTCCACGTGGTCGTACCACCGGAGACGACGTGATCGCAGCACCGAGGAGGTGTCTGCAATACCTAGTTTGGAATGTAGACTAGCAGATGATGTCTCACTTGGGGTTTGGCGCCACAAATCCACCTGTTAAAATTTGTTCTTAATTGTTGCTATCATTGTTATTCATTTGTTGTTAAAGCTAAATGATCTTTGAAGTACACAACAACTCTTGTTTACCATGCAGTGGGCCCAAGATGCCAGACCTCGGCCTTGGAGGAGTGGTGGACAAAGCCAAAGGCATGGTGGGCATGGGGAAGAAAAAGGAGGAACAACCAGGGGTAAGGCTATTATGATTGTACACTCAAAGATATGAAAACATGAGCATTCTGTAAACAATCAATATGGTTCATTTTGCCAGGTTTTCAGTTATTTCCTGTCTACAAAGAACCCTTTGCTACATCTTTACAGTATGTACTTCCCATTTACAGCCCGTTTTGACCAACGGTCTTTGAATACACTTTCAGTCTTTCCTACCAAAGTTGTCCCAGTCAAAGTCCGATGAAGAGGAGAAACAGAGAAAAGCTGCTGCCGACACTGCTGCACAAGGTAGGTTCACTCCTGTATTTGTTTGGgttgctttaaatttgttccCCCTCTTGTATATTCATTGGTTATATGGTAATccatcttacatgtatgtatggttgTAGCAGCTACAATCTTGTGAAGGTTCTTGCTGAGGTATTTTGTTGACATCGTTCAAAAGGAACGATTTTTATGTTTGAGACAGTACTTGCACTTGATGTATGTAGTGTCAACACATGTATCAATATTAATGGTCATGATCTTTTCCATTCTGGTAATTAATCATTTGTTATTCTATCTTGCTTTTTTGCTGAATCGTCAGGTTGGTCTGCCTTAGAGAGGTGGATAATTACCTGTCACTTTACTCTTTAGTGTCATGTTTCAACTCATACATGTTGTGCATTTTGTATGGATAGTGCGTTATGATGGATCAGCCTACATCCATTGAATTCATGCATGTTGGTGTCTATTACAAAGACATCCTTTGCCTGTACCATGCCAAGTCTTAGAGAAAAGTcacaaatagaatacaacaaacCATCCTTCTGGCCACACACCTAGCCATAGCCTATGGTGTGGACCAACCCTACCCAGCAGAAGCTAGAGAATCCTCACCCACTCCACCAGTCAAGTACATACCAACATATGAAAGGGGCAAAGAGAAGGATGAAGAGTCATCGTCTATTGGTTTGTGTTTGCTGTACTGAGTGTTTGATGTTGTGCAGTTGATAGCCAGCTTGTGTGAAGGGCATGATTTGTGACATGGAAATAAACTAACATGCTGGAAACTGTAATCCTGTGTAATGTGTGCTGAGTTAGTTCCTTTGTGGTGCAGATTTGTGCAGTGGCCGCTGTGTAGCCCAAACTAATAGACTTTTCCATGTGATTTACCAAAAGTACCCTGTGAAGCATACATGGAGTTCAAGATTAAATGAACTGTAACTCTTTCCTCTGTAGTTAGACTCAAGCCTTCTATCTTGCTGTGGTGCTCTGGTATATGTTGTAGTCGGGAATGGCACTATAAATGTTACCTGAGAATTGCTGCCTGATCCATGCTTGCAACAGAAATGTTATATCACTGTAATCATTCTTTCATGTTTGTGGTTCTTATTTTTTCATATGGCAAGTTCCAATAGATTAGTGTTTGTGTCCCTGTTATTAGTATCAGTGTGATTAGTGTTAGTGATTAGGTCTTGACTAAACTAAGAAAACTGACACAAAACAAAGCATGATATCATGTTTTGACATTGCTCATGTAATCCATGTACCTGTTCTTTGGAAGTCAATGGTAATCAAATCCTACATTTACTCACCCAACTGATACACGCTTACCTATCGAATCTTTTGTGCAAATGAGTGTATCAACATGCAATATGAAATCATGTGTTTGAAGCCCCTTTGGAGGAGGTAGGGGAGACATCAACTTCTCTAGGAGCCCAGAAGTTGGAGGAAGCATCAACTGAGGAGACAGCAAAACCAGTAACCACAAGTGTGTCAagcacaatcatgtacaaatgCTGCCTGTGTCATGCACATTATTATATGGTTCCTTGGTATAAGTACGAGGGATGTACACATGCatgtttattacatgtagttaaccCCACAAACCCATCCCTGCACACTGAAAACTTTGAAGAgtgaatgtgaacagccagGATGCTGCATATGACTGTCATCTTACATGGAGCACtttaaaacaaacaagtttTGAGTTGCTAAGTGCAATGACTTAAAATGTCTCCAAAGACCATCCATTTTGCAATCTATACATAACAGCTCACTTGTATGGGTGATATGTGTACACTTGATGTCAAGTCACACATATGATAATTCTAGGTACCAGATGTATTAGGAGATTACTACAGgtatgtgttacatgtacttcttagCACTTTGGAAgatgtttctctttttttttccgaTAACTCTTGCTCTTGAGATAAATTTGGTGCTCATTTCCCCCTGAACCAGTCCCAGAGGCAGCACCAGTTCAGCCCCTCCCCGTGGAAGAGTCTGAAGTAGCCGCTCCAACAGACGACAAGCCGCGTGAAATTCTAGCTGAGCCCATAGCATTTGGTTTGTCACCTTTCATAGAAGTATTAACAGTATTTCATTTTAAAGTTTGAATCAGTCACACAAAATTGTTTTCCCCTCACCCCACCATTATTTTCCCCCATCCATCATCTGATTTTCCGTTTTCCTTATTTCACa contains these protein-coding regions:
- the LOC136430956 gene encoding large ribosomal subunit protein bL35m-like; amino-acid sequence: MAALLARLRGCGIGSLYGGPGFRQLSTHRSNITSSSPVVCRAFALLSPKAQTSTGAQVGALGRCLQRMNVHTNSRPLHHPFVGSFCRRKVSLLNPVQPAVQQQQLRTKITFSRKRGSPKTVKPVIKRFYRLNCGLWIRRRAGYKKRLWKKSAARKYRLRQHVFCNNRQNRLLDKMVTKYWKTRKWYINDPFEKYHTRYNEFTGEPGKYYSHVYSTLNNMIRHRKYFKKGYRAKLQNGGKVTHSTYWTSPGQ
- the LOC136430957 gene encoding uncharacterized protein; translated protein: MAQARPLLSRGWKNDLEMVKNLVSIDLARPEGRRQVVEIVENLKTKLNIPEWARHQLAGRVRSSYRNLACYNLATAAGVACTALGSVVTYVALVDKMEKRGPVPDDIMESITTLLQNNAKQVNIAFEACSVNLRALEAAIEDDPALMANSDMKHYLEALDVASQTWNDSQADDERRVTAAGDARDQHVLIYDVIDTMSQTEAAASDDLKDKKEQVEESMAFWEWLILVAIGHLAILNIAKLLQALH